One segment of Manihot esculenta cultivar AM560-2 chromosome 4, M.esculenta_v8, whole genome shotgun sequence DNA contains the following:
- the LOC110613340 gene encoding uncharacterized protein LOC110613340, protein MQGLSSSRSSFITHIGPLPRGVCILRYPCLWRTKKKATLNDHWSIYRDSCPQDEETKPEVILEIYKVHSSVASALLRLALIVPLSVHSVGMIHCKFFTNSIHNFGGTNKPDPFLDLQLMQ, encoded by the exons ATGCAAGGCTTATCATCGTCACGATCATCATTTATAACTCATATTGGTCCTCTTCCTCGTGGGGTTTGTATCCTTCGATATCCTTGTCTATGGAGGACGAAGAAGAAGGCCACCCTCAACGATCACTGGAGTATTTATCGTGATTCTTGTCCACAAGATGAGGAAACCAAGCCAGAGGTGATTCTGGAAATTTACAAAGTCCATTCCAGTGTGGCTTCAGCTCTCTTGAGGCTTGCTTTGATTGTTCCATTGAG TGTTCACAGCGTTGGAATGATCCACTGCAAATTCTTCACAAACAGCATCCACAACTTTGGTGGGACTAATAAGCCTGAtccctttcttgatcttcaatTGATGCAATAA
- the LOC110613061 gene encoding kinesin-like protein KIN-13B isoform X1 has translation MNGMGRQGQRSGATAVHHQRQFSDNFLDTSSNGRWLQSAGLQHLQNSSASSIPHLQDYNFYGGVGGGELGQGMRMYRNAQRSSNVTNEFYAEPTTPPASSRPSSQRKNGEESPNVFSPGLLDLQSFDTELLSEMTVPGLYDSSSLFHPVRGRSFDGSEPFISTNKQTGRAVLPDNNLLKSFPADKEKTSSVAKIKVVVRKRPLNKKELAKNEEDIIETYSNALTVHETKLKVDLTEYVEKHEFVFDAVLNEEVSNDEVYRETVEPIVPIIFERTKATCFAYGQTGSGKTYTMNPLPLKASRDILRLMHHTYRNQGFQLFVSFFEIYGGKLFDLLSDRKKLCMREDGKQQVCIVGLQEYEVSDVESIKDLIEKGNATRSTGTTGANEESSRSHAILQLAIKRSIDGTESKPPRLVGKLSFIDLAGSERGADTTDNDKQTRMEGAEINKSLLALKECIRALDNDKSHIPFRGSKLTEVLRDSFVGNSRTVMISCISPSSGSCEHTLNTLRYADRVKSLSKGNAPKKDILSSTLNLKESTTMPLSSGLPATSIFEDEITDAWAEEDERDDFDASEDSYEQEKPTRKENVKVESYNLSTSEDKIRKPNGQTKWKDLSKSDLKNSYSDDLNALLQEEEDLVNAHREKVEETMNIVREEMNLLVEADQPGNQLDNYITRLNAILSQKAAGILQLQNRLAHFQKRLKEHNVLVSSSAY, from the exons ATGAACGGAATGGGAAGGCAAGGACAGAGATCTGGAGCAACGGCGGTGCATCACCAGAGACAATTCTCTGATAATTTTTTGGATACTTCTTCCAATGGTAGATGGCTTCAATCTGCTGGTCTTCAACACCTCCAaaattcttctgcttcttctatTCCTCATCTTCAG GACTATAATTTCTATGGTGGTGTTGGTGGAGGAGAATTAGGGCAGGGGATGAGAATGTATCGGAATGCCCAGAGGAGTTCTAATGTAACGAATGAGTTTTATGCAGAGCCTACAACTCCTCCTGCCAGTTCACGGCCATCTAGCCAGAGGAAGAATGGCGAAGAATCTCCAAATGTGTTCAGTCCTGGGCTCTTGGATCTGCAATCCTTTGATACCGAATTGCTTTCTGAG ATGACAGTTCCTGGCCTGTATGATAGTTCCTCCTTGTTTCATCCTGTTAGAGGTAGAAGCTTTGATGGCTCTGAACCTTTTATTTCAACCAACAAGCAGACTGGTAGAGCTGTTTTACCAGATAACAATCTCCTGAAGAGCTTTCCTGCAGACAAAGAGAAAACCAGTTCTGTTGCAAAGATTAAAGTTGTG GTGCGGAAGAGACCATTGAATAAAAAGGAGCTGGCAAAAAATGAAGAAGATATAATTGAAACATATTCCAATGCTCTAACGGTCCATGAGACCAAGCTCAAG GTTGATCTAACAGAATATGTTGAGAAGCATGAATTTGTCTTTGATGCGGTGCTGAATGAGGAAGTCTCAAATGATGAG GTATATCGAGAGACAGTAGAGCCCATAGTTCCAATTATTTTTGAACGGACAAAAGCAACTTGTTTTGCATATGGGCAAACAG GAAGTGGGAAAACCTATACTATGAATCCATTACCTCTCAAGGCTTCACGAGATATATTGAGGTTGATGCATCACACTTACAGGAATCAAGGATTTCAGCTATTTGTCAGTTTCTTCGAAATATACGGGGGAAAACTATTTGATCTTCTCAGTGATCGGAA AAAACTTTGCATGAGAGAGGATGGCAAGCAGCAAGTTTGCATTGTTGGTTTGCAAGAGTATGAAGTATCAGATGTAGAGAGTATTAAGGACCTCATTGAGAAAGGAAATGCCACTAGAAGTACTGGCACGACGGGTGCAAATGAGGAATCCTCTCGTTCACATGCCATACTTCAACTTGCTATCAAGAGGTCAATTGATGGCACCGAGTCCAAGCCACCACGTCTAGTGGGCAAACTGTCCTTTATAGATCTTGCAGGAAGTGAACGTGGTGCAGATACAACGGACAATGATAAACAAACAAG AATGGAAGGTGCAGAGATCAACAAGTCGTTACTTGCGTTGAAGGAATGCATTAGGGCTCTTGACAATGACAAGAGTCATATTCCTTTCAGAGGCAGCAAATTGACTGAGGTTCTCAGGGATTCTTTTGTTGGCAATTCCCGCACTGTCATGATATCCTGCATTTCACCAAGCTCAGGATCATGTGAACATACTCTTAACACTTTAAGATATGCTGACAG GGTCAAGAGCCTTTCAAAAGGAAATGCTCCAAAGAAGGACATATTATCTTCAACCTTAAATCTGAAGGAATCAACTACTATGCCCTTATCCTCAGGTTTACCTGCTACATCTATCTTTGAGGATGAGATAACTGATGCATGGGCAGAAGAAGATGAAAGAGATGATTTTGATGCATCTGAGGATTCATACGAACAAGAGAAACCAACACGGAAGGAGAATGTGAAGGTTGAATCATATAATCTATCTACTTCAGAGGATAAAATACGGAAACCCAATGGTCAGACCAAATGGAAGGATCTGTCAAAATCTGATCTTAAGAACTCATATTCAGATGATTTAAATGCTTTGCTACAg GAAGAGGAGGATCTCGTAAATGCTCACAGAGAAAAGGTGGAGGAAACCATGAACATTGTTAGAGAG GAGATGAACCTCTTGGTTGAGGCTGACCAACCAGGGAATCAGCTCGACAATTATATTACTAGATTGAATGCTATTCTTTCTCAGAAGGCTGCAGGAATACTCCAATTACAAAACCGTTTGGCACATTTTCAGAAGCGTTTGAAGGAGCATAATGTTTTAGTATCTTCTTCAGCGTACTAG
- the LOC110613061 gene encoding kinesin-like protein KIN-13B isoform X3, producing MQSLQLLLPVHGHLARGRMAKNLQMCSVLGSWICNPLIPNCFLRGRSFDGSEPFISTNKQTGRAVLPDNNLLKSFPADKEKTSSVAKIKVVVRKRPLNKKELAKNEEDIIETYSNALTVHETKLKVDLTEYVEKHEFVFDAVLNEEVSNDEVYRETVEPIVPIIFERTKATCFAYGQTGSGKTYTMNPLPLKASRDILRLMHHTYRNQGFQLFVSFFEIYGGKLFDLLSDRKKLCMREDGKQQVCIVGLQEYEVSDVESIKDLIEKGNATRSTGTTGANEESSRSHAILQLAIKRSIDGTESKPPRLVGKLSFIDLAGSERGADTTDNDKQTRMEGAEINKSLLALKECIRALDNDKSHIPFRGSKLTEVLRDSFVGNSRTVMISCISPSSGSCEHTLNTLRYADRVKSLSKGNAPKKDILSSTLNLKESTTMPLSSGLPATSIFEDEITDAWAEEDERDDFDASEDSYEQEKPTRKENVKVESYNLSTSEDKIRKPNGQTKWKDLSKSDLKNSYSDDLNALLQEEEDLVNAHREKVEETMNIVREEMNLLVEADQPGNQLDNYITRLNAILSQKAAGILQLQNRLAHFQKRLKEHNVLVSSSAY from the exons ATGCAGAGCCTACAACTCCTCCTGCCAGTTCACGGCCATCTAGCCAGAGGAAGAATGGCGAAGAATCTCCAAATGTGTTCAGTCCTGGGCTCTTGGATCTGCAATCCTTTGATACCGAATTGCTTTCTGAG AGGTAGAAGCTTTGATGGCTCTGAACCTTTTATTTCAACCAACAAGCAGACTGGTAGAGCTGTTTTACCAGATAACAATCTCCTGAAGAGCTTTCCTGCAGACAAAGAGAAAACCAGTTCTGTTGCAAAGATTAAAGTTGTG GTGCGGAAGAGACCATTGAATAAAAAGGAGCTGGCAAAAAATGAAGAAGATATAATTGAAACATATTCCAATGCTCTAACGGTCCATGAGACCAAGCTCAAG GTTGATCTAACAGAATATGTTGAGAAGCATGAATTTGTCTTTGATGCGGTGCTGAATGAGGAAGTCTCAAATGATGAG GTATATCGAGAGACAGTAGAGCCCATAGTTCCAATTATTTTTGAACGGACAAAAGCAACTTGTTTTGCATATGGGCAAACAG GAAGTGGGAAAACCTATACTATGAATCCATTACCTCTCAAGGCTTCACGAGATATATTGAGGTTGATGCATCACACTTACAGGAATCAAGGATTTCAGCTATTTGTCAGTTTCTTCGAAATATACGGGGGAAAACTATTTGATCTTCTCAGTGATCGGAA AAAACTTTGCATGAGAGAGGATGGCAAGCAGCAAGTTTGCATTGTTGGTTTGCAAGAGTATGAAGTATCAGATGTAGAGAGTATTAAGGACCTCATTGAGAAAGGAAATGCCACTAGAAGTACTGGCACGACGGGTGCAAATGAGGAATCCTCTCGTTCACATGCCATACTTCAACTTGCTATCAAGAGGTCAATTGATGGCACCGAGTCCAAGCCACCACGTCTAGTGGGCAAACTGTCCTTTATAGATCTTGCAGGAAGTGAACGTGGTGCAGATACAACGGACAATGATAAACAAACAAG AATGGAAGGTGCAGAGATCAACAAGTCGTTACTTGCGTTGAAGGAATGCATTAGGGCTCTTGACAATGACAAGAGTCATATTCCTTTCAGAGGCAGCAAATTGACTGAGGTTCTCAGGGATTCTTTTGTTGGCAATTCCCGCACTGTCATGATATCCTGCATTTCACCAAGCTCAGGATCATGTGAACATACTCTTAACACTTTAAGATATGCTGACAG GGTCAAGAGCCTTTCAAAAGGAAATGCTCCAAAGAAGGACATATTATCTTCAACCTTAAATCTGAAGGAATCAACTACTATGCCCTTATCCTCAGGTTTACCTGCTACATCTATCTTTGAGGATGAGATAACTGATGCATGGGCAGAAGAAGATGAAAGAGATGATTTTGATGCATCTGAGGATTCATACGAACAAGAGAAACCAACACGGAAGGAGAATGTGAAGGTTGAATCATATAATCTATCTACTTCAGAGGATAAAATACGGAAACCCAATGGTCAGACCAAATGGAAGGATCTGTCAAAATCTGATCTTAAGAACTCATATTCAGATGATTTAAATGCTTTGCTACAg GAAGAGGAGGATCTCGTAAATGCTCACAGAGAAAAGGTGGAGGAAACCATGAACATTGTTAGAGAG GAGATGAACCTCTTGGTTGAGGCTGACCAACCAGGGAATCAGCTCGACAATTATATTACTAGATTGAATGCTATTCTTTCTCAGAAGGCTGCAGGAATACTCCAATTACAAAACCGTTTGGCACATTTTCAGAAGCGTTTGAAGGAGCATAATGTTTTAGTATCTTCTTCAGCGTACTAG
- the LOC110613061 gene encoding kinesin-like protein KIN-13B isoform X2, with the protein MNGMGRQGQRSGATAVHHQRQFSDNFLDTSSNGRWLQSAGLQHLQNSSASSIPHLQDYNFYGGVGGGELGQGMRMYRNAQRSSNVTNEFYAEPTTPPASSRPSSQRKNGEESPNVFSPGLLDLQSFDTELLSETGRAVLPDNNLLKSFPADKEKTSSVAKIKVVVRKRPLNKKELAKNEEDIIETYSNALTVHETKLKVDLTEYVEKHEFVFDAVLNEEVSNDEVYRETVEPIVPIIFERTKATCFAYGQTGSGKTYTMNPLPLKASRDILRLMHHTYRNQGFQLFVSFFEIYGGKLFDLLSDRKKLCMREDGKQQVCIVGLQEYEVSDVESIKDLIEKGNATRSTGTTGANEESSRSHAILQLAIKRSIDGTESKPPRLVGKLSFIDLAGSERGADTTDNDKQTRMEGAEINKSLLALKECIRALDNDKSHIPFRGSKLTEVLRDSFVGNSRTVMISCISPSSGSCEHTLNTLRYADRVKSLSKGNAPKKDILSSTLNLKESTTMPLSSGLPATSIFEDEITDAWAEEDERDDFDASEDSYEQEKPTRKENVKVESYNLSTSEDKIRKPNGQTKWKDLSKSDLKNSYSDDLNALLQEEEDLVNAHREKVEETMNIVREEMNLLVEADQPGNQLDNYITRLNAILSQKAAGILQLQNRLAHFQKRLKEHNVLVSSSAY; encoded by the exons ATGAACGGAATGGGAAGGCAAGGACAGAGATCTGGAGCAACGGCGGTGCATCACCAGAGACAATTCTCTGATAATTTTTTGGATACTTCTTCCAATGGTAGATGGCTTCAATCTGCTGGTCTTCAACACCTCCAaaattcttctgcttcttctatTCCTCATCTTCAG GACTATAATTTCTATGGTGGTGTTGGTGGAGGAGAATTAGGGCAGGGGATGAGAATGTATCGGAATGCCCAGAGGAGTTCTAATGTAACGAATGAGTTTTATGCAGAGCCTACAACTCCTCCTGCCAGTTCACGGCCATCTAGCCAGAGGAAGAATGGCGAAGAATCTCCAAATGTGTTCAGTCCTGGGCTCTTGGATCTGCAATCCTTTGATACCGAATTGCTTTCTGAG ACTGGTAGAGCTGTTTTACCAGATAACAATCTCCTGAAGAGCTTTCCTGCAGACAAAGAGAAAACCAGTTCTGTTGCAAAGATTAAAGTTGTG GTGCGGAAGAGACCATTGAATAAAAAGGAGCTGGCAAAAAATGAAGAAGATATAATTGAAACATATTCCAATGCTCTAACGGTCCATGAGACCAAGCTCAAG GTTGATCTAACAGAATATGTTGAGAAGCATGAATTTGTCTTTGATGCGGTGCTGAATGAGGAAGTCTCAAATGATGAG GTATATCGAGAGACAGTAGAGCCCATAGTTCCAATTATTTTTGAACGGACAAAAGCAACTTGTTTTGCATATGGGCAAACAG GAAGTGGGAAAACCTATACTATGAATCCATTACCTCTCAAGGCTTCACGAGATATATTGAGGTTGATGCATCACACTTACAGGAATCAAGGATTTCAGCTATTTGTCAGTTTCTTCGAAATATACGGGGGAAAACTATTTGATCTTCTCAGTGATCGGAA AAAACTTTGCATGAGAGAGGATGGCAAGCAGCAAGTTTGCATTGTTGGTTTGCAAGAGTATGAAGTATCAGATGTAGAGAGTATTAAGGACCTCATTGAGAAAGGAAATGCCACTAGAAGTACTGGCACGACGGGTGCAAATGAGGAATCCTCTCGTTCACATGCCATACTTCAACTTGCTATCAAGAGGTCAATTGATGGCACCGAGTCCAAGCCACCACGTCTAGTGGGCAAACTGTCCTTTATAGATCTTGCAGGAAGTGAACGTGGTGCAGATACAACGGACAATGATAAACAAACAAG AATGGAAGGTGCAGAGATCAACAAGTCGTTACTTGCGTTGAAGGAATGCATTAGGGCTCTTGACAATGACAAGAGTCATATTCCTTTCAGAGGCAGCAAATTGACTGAGGTTCTCAGGGATTCTTTTGTTGGCAATTCCCGCACTGTCATGATATCCTGCATTTCACCAAGCTCAGGATCATGTGAACATACTCTTAACACTTTAAGATATGCTGACAG GGTCAAGAGCCTTTCAAAAGGAAATGCTCCAAAGAAGGACATATTATCTTCAACCTTAAATCTGAAGGAATCAACTACTATGCCCTTATCCTCAGGTTTACCTGCTACATCTATCTTTGAGGATGAGATAACTGATGCATGGGCAGAAGAAGATGAAAGAGATGATTTTGATGCATCTGAGGATTCATACGAACAAGAGAAACCAACACGGAAGGAGAATGTGAAGGTTGAATCATATAATCTATCTACTTCAGAGGATAAAATACGGAAACCCAATGGTCAGACCAAATGGAAGGATCTGTCAAAATCTGATCTTAAGAACTCATATTCAGATGATTTAAATGCTTTGCTACAg GAAGAGGAGGATCTCGTAAATGCTCACAGAGAAAAGGTGGAGGAAACCATGAACATTGTTAGAGAG GAGATGAACCTCTTGGTTGAGGCTGACCAACCAGGGAATCAGCTCGACAATTATATTACTAGATTGAATGCTATTCTTTCTCAGAAGGCTGCAGGAATACTCCAATTACAAAACCGTTTGGCACATTTTCAGAAGCGTTTGAAGGAGCATAATGTTTTAGTATCTTCTTCAGCGTACTAG